The following proteins are encoded in a genomic region of Coffea eugenioides isolate CCC68of chromosome 6, Ceug_1.0, whole genome shotgun sequence:
- the LOC113775769 gene encoding zinc finger CCCH domain-containing protein 30-like isoform X2, whose translation MDMNHLTVETEDVLASVLELAANNDMDGFKRWVEPDPTSVDEVGLWYGRQKGSKQMVLEERTPLMVAATYGSIDVLELILSLPEIDVNRSCGLDKSTALHCAASGGSIKAVDAVKLLLAAGADPNLMDINGHRPIDVIIVCPKFQERKLLLEKLLSTEASLGDHRLRVSTTTSNSNSNSPPLSPSPGNGSPSSHSDSTSSPKISDLPASSMSEKKEYPVDPSLPDIKNSIYSTDEFRMYSFKVRPCSRAYSHDWTECPFVHPGENARRRDPRKFHYSCVPCPDFRKGTCRRGDMCEYAHGVFECWLHPAQYRTRLCKDGTSCNRRVCFFAHTQEEMRPLYVSTGSAVPSPRTGPSSTNAVDFAGMNFLPGSPSSVTMMSPSPFTPPMSPSTNGIANMGWAQPNAPALHLPGSNLQSSRLRSSFNARDIPTEDLNMLSEFDVQQQQFLDEISRISQPNINSSSLNRTSRPKTMTPSNLEDLFNVEGLSPRYSDQALASAVFSPTHKSAVLNQFQQQQQSMLSPINTNFSPKSVDHSLLQASFGVSSSGRMSPRSMDPISPMSSRVSMLAQREQQQQQQPQQQFRSLSSRDLGSSSAAVVGSPADTWSNWGSSMGKPDWAVSTEFGRLKRSSSFELGNEEPDLSWVQSLVRDSPQEMKEKSVQYVAGAATSAEGANLDHQIDQMDPSALTALLDQMQLDHLIAQ comes from the coding sequence ATGGACATGAATCATTTAACTGTTGAAACTGAAGATGTTTTGGCCAGTGTGCTTGAGCTTGCTGCCAACAATGACATGGATGGCTTCAAAAGATGGGTGGAACCGGACCCAACTAGCGTTGATGAAGTTGGGTTGTGGTATGGCCGCCAAAAGGGCTCAAAGCAAATGGTTCTTGAGGAAAGGACTCCTTTGATGGTTGCTGCTACATATGGCAGCATCGATGTTTTGGAACTGATTCTATCTCTGCCTGAAATAGATGTTAATCGGTCTTGTGGTCTTGACAAGAGCACCGCACTTCACTGTGCTGCCTCTGGTGGATCCATAAAGGCCGTTGATGCTGTGAAATTGCTTTTAGCTGCTGGTGCTGATCCAAACTTGATGGACATCAATGGTCATCGACCTATTGATGTCATTATTGTCTGTCCTAAGTTCCAGGAAAGGAAACTTCTACTTGAAAAGCTTCTCAGTACTGAAGCTTCACTTGGTGACCACAGACTCAGGGTGTCAACAACTACTTCAAATTCGAATTCCAATTCACCGCCTCTTTCTCCATCCCCTGGTAATGGATCTCCATCATCTCATTCAGATTCAACTTCTTCTCCAAAGATTAGCGATCTTCCTGCCTCATCCATGTCAGAGAAGAAAGAGTACCCTGTTGATCCATCCTTGCCTGACATTAAGAACAGCATCTATTCAACAGATGAGTTCAGAATGTATTCATTTAAGGTTCGACCCTGCTCTCGTGCCTATTCACATGATTGGACAGAGTGCCCATTTGTCCATCCTGGTGAAAATGCTCGAAGAAGGGACCCGAGAAAGTTCCACTACAGCTGCGTTCCTTGCCCAGATTTTCGCAAGGGAACTTGTCGAAGGGGGGATATGTGTGAATATGCTCATGGGGTTTTCGAGTGCTGGCTTCACCCTGCACAGTATAGGACTCGGCTTTGTAAAGATGGTACAAGTTGCAATAGAAGAGTTTGCTTCTTTGCCCACACACAAGAGGAGATGCGCCCCTTGTATGTGTCTACTGGTTCTGCTGTTCCGTCTCCTCGCACGGGCCCCTCCAGCACTAATGCTGTGGATTTTGCTGGAATGAACTTCTTACCAGGTTCTCCTTCATCAGTTACGATGATGTCTCCATCTCCATTCACCCCACCCATGTCTCCTTCCACCAATGGCATTGCGAACATGGGATGGGCACAGCCAAATGCCCCGGCGTTGCATCTCCCTGGAAGCAATCTTCAGTCCAGTCGCTTGAGATCATCATTCAATGCCAGAGACATCCCTACTGAGGACTTAAACATGTTGTCAGAGTTCGATGTTCAACAGCAGCAGTTCCTTGATGAAATCTCTCGTATTTCTCAACCAAATATCAACTCAAGTTCTTTAAACCGAACTTCTCGTCCAAAAACCATGACACCGTCAAATCTTGAAGACCTATTTAATGTGGAGGGCTTATCTCCTAGATACTCTGATCAGGCATTAGCTTCTGCTGTTTTTTCCCCTACTCATAAGTCTGCGGTTCTTAATCAGtttcagcagcagcagcagagCATGTTGTCTCCAATCAACACTAACTTTTCACCCAAAAGTGTTGATCACTCTCTATTGCAGGCTTCTTTTGGAGTTTCATCATCAGGGAGGATGTCTCCCCGAAGCATGGACCCCATCTCACCTATGAGTTCCAGGGTTTCAATGCTCGCCCAGCGtgagcagcagcagcagcagcagccgcAGCAACAGTTCCGGAGTCTTAGCTCGCGCGATCTTGGCTCCAGTTCAGCTGCAGTAGTTGGATCTCCAGCTGATACTTGGTCTAATTGGGGTTCGTCCATGGGGAAGCCTGACTGGGCTGTCAGCACCGAGTTTGGTAGGCTTAAGAGATCATCATCATTTGAGCTTGGAAATGAGGAGCCAGATTTATCATGGGTTCAGTCCCTTGTCAGAGACTCTCCACAAGAGATGAAGGAAAAGTCTGTACAGTATGTTGCTGGTGCTGCTACTTCAGCTGAGGGCGCAAATTTAGATCACCAAATTGATCAAATGGATCCTTCTGCTTTGACTGCATTGCTTGATCAAATGCAGCTTGACCATCTCATTGCTCAGTAA
- the LOC113775769 gene encoding zinc finger CCCH domain-containing protein 30-like isoform X1 — MDMNHLTVETEDVLASVLELAANNDMDGFKRWVEPDPTSVDEVGLWYGRQKGSKQMVLEERTPLMVAATYGSIDVLELILSLPEIDVNRSCGLDKSTALHCAASGGSIKAVDAVKLLLAAGADPNLMDINGHRPIDVIIVCPKFQERKLLLEKLLSTEASLGDHRLRVSTTTSNSNSNSPPLSPSPGNGSPSSHSDSTSSPKISDLPASSMSEKKEYPVDPSLPDIKNSIYSTDEFRMYSFKVRPCSRAYSHDWTECPFVHPGENARRRDPRKFHYSCVPCPDFRKGTCRRGDMCEYAHGVFECWLHPAQYRTRLCKDGTSCNRRVCFFAHTQEEMRPLYVSTGSAVPSPRTGPSSTNAVDFAGMNFLPGSPSSVTMMSPSPFTPPMSPSTNGIANMGWAQPNAPALHLPGSNLQSSRLRSSFNARDIPTEDLNMLSEFDVQQQQFLDEISRISQPNINSSSLNRTSRPKTMTPSNLEDLFNVEGLSPRYSDQALASAVFSPTHKSAVLNQFQQQQQSMLSPINTNFSPKSVDHSLLQASFGVSSSGRMSPRSMDPISPMSSRVSMLAQREQQQQQQPQQQFRSLSSRDLGSSSAAVVGSPADTWSNWGSSMGKPDWAVSTEFGRLKRSSSFELGNEEPDLSWVQSLVRDSPQEMKEKSVQYVAGAATSAEGANLDHQIDQMDPSALTALLDQMQLDHLIAQG, encoded by the exons ATGGACATGAATCATTTAACTGTTGAAACTGAAGATGTTTTGGCCAGTGTGCTTGAGCTTGCTGCCAACAATGACATGGATGGCTTCAAAAGATGGGTGGAACCGGACCCAACTAGCGTTGATGAAGTTGGGTTGTGGTATGGCCGCCAAAAGGGCTCAAAGCAAATGGTTCTTGAGGAAAGGACTCCTTTGATGGTTGCTGCTACATATGGCAGCATCGATGTTTTGGAACTGATTCTATCTCTGCCTGAAATAGATGTTAATCGGTCTTGTGGTCTTGACAAGAGCACCGCACTTCACTGTGCTGCCTCTGGTGGATCCATAAAGGCCGTTGATGCTGTGAAATTGCTTTTAGCTGCTGGTGCTGATCCAAACTTGATGGACATCAATGGTCATCGACCTATTGATGTCATTATTGTCTGTCCTAAGTTCCAGGAAAGGAAACTTCTACTTGAAAAGCTTCTCAGTACTGAAGCTTCACTTGGTGACCACAGACTCAGGGTGTCAACAACTACTTCAAATTCGAATTCCAATTCACCGCCTCTTTCTCCATCCCCTGGTAATGGATCTCCATCATCTCATTCAGATTCAACTTCTTCTCCAAAGATTAGCGATCTTCCTGCCTCATCCATGTCAGAGAAGAAAGAGTACCCTGTTGATCCATCCTTGCCTGACATTAAGAACAGCATCTATTCAACAGATGAGTTCAGAATGTATTCATTTAAGGTTCGACCCTGCTCTCGTGCCTATTCACATGATTGGACAGAGTGCCCATTTGTCCATCCTGGTGAAAATGCTCGAAGAAGGGACCCGAGAAAGTTCCACTACAGCTGCGTTCCTTGCCCAGATTTTCGCAAGGGAACTTGTCGAAGGGGGGATATGTGTGAATATGCTCATGGGGTTTTCGAGTGCTGGCTTCACCCTGCACAGTATAGGACTCGGCTTTGTAAAGATGGTACAAGTTGCAATAGAAGAGTTTGCTTCTTTGCCCACACACAAGAGGAGATGCGCCCCTTGTATGTGTCTACTGGTTCTGCTGTTCCGTCTCCTCGCACGGGCCCCTCCAGCACTAATGCTGTGGATTTTGCTGGAATGAACTTCTTACCAGGTTCTCCTTCATCAGTTACGATGATGTCTCCATCTCCATTCACCCCACCCATGTCTCCTTCCACCAATGGCATTGCGAACATGGGATGGGCACAGCCAAATGCCCCGGCGTTGCATCTCCCTGGAAGCAATCTTCAGTCCAGTCGCTTGAGATCATCATTCAATGCCAGAGACATCCCTACTGAGGACTTAAACATGTTGTCAGAGTTCGATGTTCAACAGCAGCAGTTCCTTGATGAAATCTCTCGTATTTCTCAACCAAATATCAACTCAAGTTCTTTAAACCGAACTTCTCGTCCAAAAACCATGACACCGTCAAATCTTGAAGACCTATTTAATGTGGAGGGCTTATCTCCTAGATACTCTGATCAGGCATTAGCTTCTGCTGTTTTTTCCCCTACTCATAAGTCTGCGGTTCTTAATCAGtttcagcagcagcagcagagCATGTTGTCTCCAATCAACACTAACTTTTCACCCAAAAGTGTTGATCACTCTCTATTGCAGGCTTCTTTTGGAGTTTCATCATCAGGGAGGATGTCTCCCCGAAGCATGGACCCCATCTCACCTATGAGTTCCAGGGTTTCAATGCTCGCCCAGCGtgagcagcagcagcagcagcagccgcAGCAACAGTTCCGGAGTCTTAGCTCGCGCGATCTTGGCTCCAGTTCAGCTGCAGTAGTTGGATCTCCAGCTGATACTTGGTCTAATTGGGGTTCGTCCATGGGGAAGCCTGACTGGGCTGTCAGCACCGAGTTTGGTAGGCTTAAGAGATCATCATCATTTGAGCTTGGAAATGAGGAGCCAGATTTATCATGGGTTCAGTCCCTTGTCAGAGACTCTCCACAAGAGATGAAGGAAAAGTCTGTACAGTATGTTGCTGGTGCTGCTACTTCAGCTGAGGGCGCAAATTTAGATCACCAAATTGATCAAATGGATCCTTCTGCTTTGACTGCATTGCTTGATCAAATGCAGCTTGACCATCTCATTGCTCA GGGGTAA
- the LOC113772976 gene encoding protein DETOXIFICATION 42-like, with amino-acid sequence MSDYDFLYLHRNMGENPVWGLFKNIRNVFKKDELGVEIAQIAIPAAMALAADPIASLVDTAFIGHIGPVELAAVGVAIAVFNQASKIAIFPLVSVTTSFVAEEDATKSLSIDSQEIEIVENGVAADGEKEELLPKVELSSKSFSSSQGKVVDGRRNSRHNSSASSALLIGCILGIIQAIFLIFAAKPLLNYMGVESNSPMLNPAQKYLIVRSLGAPAVLLSLAMQGVFRGFKDTKTPLYATMIGDLTNIILDPIFIFLFGLGVTGAAIAHVISQYFISLILMWRLMSEVDLLAPSIKDLQLGRFLKNGFLLLLRVIAATFCVTLAASLAARVGSTSMAAFQVCLQVWLATSLLADGLAVSGQAILASAFAKNDYERATTTASRVLQLGLVLGLVLSLIVIVILKYASTIFTADINVLHLLSLGIPFVVVTQPINSVAFVFDGINYGASDFSYSAYSMISVAAVSIILLLLLSSRFGFVGIWLALSIFMSLRALAGFWRIGTRTGPWRYLRG; translated from the exons ATGTCAGACTATGATTTCTTGTATCTGCATAGAAATATGGGCGAGAATCCTGTATGGGGTCTGTTTAAGAACATAAG AAATGTTTTCAAGAAGGACGAGTTAGGAGTGGAAATTGCACAGATTGCAATACCTGCAGCAATGGCCTTAGCTGCTGACCCAATTGCTTCTTTAGTTGATACAGCTTTCATTGGTCATATAG GTCCAGTGGAACTTGCAGCTGTAGGTGTCGCAATTGCTGTATTTAACCAAGCATCAAAAATTGCAATATTCCCACTCGTTAGTGTGACAACTTCTTTTGTTGCTGAAGAAGATGCTACTAAAAGTTTGAGCATTGATtcacaagaaattgaaatagtGGAGAATGGTGTTGCTGCAGATGGCGAAAAGGAAGAGTTGCTACCGAAAGTGG AATTGAGTAGCAAATCATTCAGCAGCAGCCAAGGGAAGGTGGTTGATGGTAGGCGGAACAGCAGGCATAACTCTTCCGCTTCATCAGCATTGCTCATTGGTTGTATACTTGGTATCATCCAAGCAATTTTCCTCATTTTTGCTGCAAAACCCTTGTTAAACTACATGGGTGTAGAATCT AATTCACCTATGCTGAACCCAGCCCAAAAGTACTTAATAGTGAGGTCACTTGGCGCTCCAGCTGTCCTCCTTTCCTTGGCCATGCAGGGTGTCTTTCGTGGATTCAAGGATACAAAAACCCCTCTTTATGCAACCA TGATTGGAGATCTGACAAACATAATTCTGGACCCAATATTCATTTTCCTGTTTGGTTTAGGTGTTACTGGTGCAGCCATTGCCCATGTTATCTCCCA GTACTTTATTTCCCTAATACTTATGTGGAGATTAATGAGTGAAGTAGATCTTTTAGCCCCTAGTATCAAAGATCTGCAGTTGGGTCGGTTTCTTAAGAATG GATTTCTGCTATTATTGAGAGTCATAGCAGCAACATTCTGCGTAACCTTGGCAGCTTCATTGGCTGCAAGGGTGGGATCAACATCGATGGCTGCTTTCCAGGTCTGCTTGCAGGTTTGGCTGGCAACCTCATTACTTGCTGATGGATTGGCCGTATCGGGACAA GCCATTCTTGCCAGTGCATTTGCAAAAAATGACTACGAGAGAGCCACAACTACTGCCTCTCGTGTCTTACAG TTGGGATTGGTACTTGGGCTGGTTCTTTCACTCATTGTCATTGTTATACTGAAATATGCATCAACAATTTTCACAGCAGATATAAATGTTCTCCATCTTTTAAGTTTGGGCATCCCG TTTGTTGTAGTGACGCAGCCAATTAACTCTGTGGCCTTTGTTTTTGATGGAATAAACTATGGAGCATCTGATTTTTCTTATTCTGCCTACTCCATG ATTTCTGTGGCAGCAGTCAGTATAATACTCTTGCTATTGCTGTCCTCGAGATTTGGTTTTGTTGGTATATGGCTTGCATTATCTATCTTCATGAGTTTGCGGGCGTTagctggattttggag GATAGGAACCAGAACAGGACCTTGGCGCTATCTCCGGGGATAA
- the LOC113773773 gene encoding putative pentatricopeptide repeat-containing protein At5g52630, translated as MVLPLLQDPPQFSRPSPPIHTLPYKPPKNPLNQQCFQENFRIICNFLLSLTRSGSLLKGQALHSHIVKSGIQIIPLVSHHLINLYSKLQRPFDSQFVFEEAPFKSSTTWSSMISTFAQNDLPILALSYFREMLYNGFAPDEHILPSAVKACAIMSRHDVGMSMHCLAVKNAMNLDVYVGSSLVDMYAKCAELGYARKLFDEMPERNIVSWSGMIYGYAQMGEDNEALGLFKRALEGGLSLNDFTFSSVIRVCGNSTLLELGRQMHSLCVKMNCDSSSFVGSSLISLYSKCGVVENACQVFNEAVDKNLGMWNSMLIACAQHGHTKKVFELFGRMKSCGMKPNFITILCVLYACSHAGLVKEGNYYFGLMKEYGIEPGDQHYASMVDLLGRAGKLEEATKLIKEMPIQPTESVWGALLTGCRLHGNTELAAYAADRILELGSVSSGFNVLLSNAYAAVGRYEEAAKARKMLRDRGVKKETGLSWVEEGNRVHTFAAGERQHFKSKEIYEKLGELENEMELAGYVMDTSQVLRAVGNEEKSEAIRYHSERLAIAFALITFPPERPIRIMKNLRVCGDCHTAIKFMSKCTGRLIIVRDNKRFHHFSGGECSCGDYW; from the coding sequence ATGGTTCTCCCTCTCCTCCAAGATCCACCCCAATTCTCCCGCCCATCACCACCTATTCACACCCTTCCCTATAAACCTCCCAAAAACCCATTAAACCAGCAATGTTTTCAGGAGAACTTCAGGATAATATGCAATTTCTTGCTTTCCCTTACTCGCTCAGGCTCCCTTCTCAAAGGCCAAGCCTTGCATTCCCACATCGTCAAGTCTGGGATTCAGATAATTCCATTAGTTTCCCACCACTTAATCAACTTGTATTCAAAGCTTCAACGCCCATTTGACTCCCAGTTTGTTTTCGAGGAAGCACCTTTTAAGTCATCAACCACCTGGAGCTCTATGATTTCCACGTTTGCCCAAAATGATCTGCCTATTTTAGCATTATCGTACTTCCGGGAAATGCTTTATAATGGGTTTGCTCCAGATGAGCATATTTTGCCTAGCGCTGTTAAGGCTTGTGCGATCATGAGTAGGCATGATGTTGGGATGTCAATGCATTGTCTTGCagtgaaaaatgcaatgaatTTGGACGTGTATGTTGGAAGTTCTTTGGTGGATATGTACGCAAAATGTGCGGAATTGGGGTATGCGAGGAAGTTGTTTGACGAAATGCCTGAGAGAAACATTGTCTCGTGGAGTGGGATGATCTATGGGTATGCGCAGATGGGGGAGGATAATGAAGCTTTGGGTCTTTTTAAGAGGGCGTTGGAGGGGGGTTTGAGTTTAAACGACTTTaccttttcaagtgtgattcgTGTTTGTGGAAATTCTACGTTGCTGGAGTTGGGGAGACAAATGCATAGCTTGTGTGTGAAGATGAATTGTGATTCTTCGAGTTTTGTGGGAAGTTCTTTGATATCTCTGTACTCGAAGTGCGGCGTTGTAGAGAATGCTTGTCAGGTTTTCAATGAGGCAGTTGATAAGAATTTAGGAATGTGGAATTCAATGTTGATTGCTTGTGCTCAACATGGACACACAAAGAAGGTGTTTGAGTTGTTTGGGAGAATGAAGAGTTGTGGGATGAAGCCAAATTTTATAACCATTTTGTGTGTGCTTTATGCGTGCAGTCATGCGGGGCTAGTCAAAGAAGGTAACTACTATTTTGGATTAATGAAGGAGTATGGCATTGAGCCAGGGGATCAGCATTATGCTTCCATGGTGGACTTGCTTGGGCGAGCTGGGAAATTGGAGGAGGCTACGAAGCTTATCAAGGAAATGCCAATTCAACCAACAGAATCTGTATGGGGAGCTCTACTGACCGGCTGCCGACTTCATGGTAATACCGAGTTGGCGGCCTATGCAGCTGATAGGATCCTTGAATTAGGTTCAGTAAGTTCAGGCTTTAACGTTCTGTTATCAAATGCTTATGCAGCTGTTGGTAGGTATGAAGAAGCGGCCAAAGCCAGAAAGATGTTAAGGGATCGAGGAGTGAAGAAAGAAACTGGTTTAAGTTGGGTTGAGGAAGGAAATAGGGTCCATACATTTGCTGCAGGGGAAAGGCAACATTTTAAATCTAAGGAAATTTATGAAAAACTTGGGGAACTAGAGAATGAAATGGAGCTAGCTGGCTATGTTATGGACACCAGTCAAGTGTTGCGAGCAGTTGGCAATGAAGAGAAGAGTGAAGCAATTAGGTATCATAGTGAAAGATTAGCTATTGCATTTGCACTAATAACCTTTCCACCTGAAAGGCCAATTAGAATTATGAAGAACTTGCGAGTTTGTGGTGATTGTCACACAGCTATTAAGTTTATGTCGAAGTGCACTGGAAGATTAATCATTGTGAGAGATAACAAACGGTTCCATCATTTTTCGGGTGGGGAATGTTCCTGTGGTGATTATTGGTGA
- the LOC113773125 gene encoding uncharacterized protein LOC113773125, translated as MEEKEQPELMLKPSSSNFIAESNSMVSATLGRVMHTLLDARPKKLQHAISNLHSPPKLAPLSISLEQSLLFLHKYVGDAAEKEDTLDEVLVPMIEHYLKFRESRHGNQAMVLLNWLFQDEVLFQALASNLAEIILRKDDHYIALGWCFLARDLIQYEISMNKLMSNGIREKYTALLKILCSCIRHLSTLISSGSTLQGGFELPTRLAIASADFILSLTVALTRKDLVSDYKKEKLISSNSQGRPVSLLNVDSDEEKVKADTKASVILKDMGTKLLLWDHIDDLIVLVGRLKAWSRKSRSLHSRGLERVFKWLQATQTRYVCCQNEADMQMLKTGVLLLSSCWKHYGMLSRLGDCNFSREYNELLDEYLSGTKFYADNHAHEPAADKDSAIETIKFFLNCLSLLLGRLHEKQLETALAENGSLLSEVLISQFRCADEEVIDSAVYIFKAAIFRMPYTSSGDYNANRREMDSVLPMLIHLLDERDSAAKAVVKLVAEYCSLRSDNCRLQNVLKGLTSGNFPQRMNAIDVISDLIDISLESSSSLSDQMWQDIADHLLECLGDEELVIQTRASALLPVIDPSLTLPALVRLIYTSNERVQSLASETLLVVLKTHKEEPEILCLLLDCLGNLCNTSDPDATGDTQGAKLDSDRVLKLLPEWSKLVEDWNVMISALLDKLFAEPSNTVIVRSLSYISEHLADLADLVFDQLLLYTKGQNNILESVSKRESGTCQDVDSFNSLFSRLCPLLVIKLLPLKVFDNLSSPLVYGHLKESVVHDTGRLTIDDSECIGALLIDRAFNKFEFEDVRKLAAELCGRMHPHVLIPLISSQLEVAATAEDTMKIKSCLFTICTSLLVRGMDSYKHPGMSVIRKTINTILSWPSMDKNDVLKAQHGCIDCLAWMMCAELEGLKRGRSSTKDEARMIDMGLSSGNVALESSVCNYVIGLLTANANDSVSSGLAKWNTESEAKMHISFRLCMANVLISACQKVSESGKMLLAQKILPPVICSTRAIIESEIRAACNQVLFSAVYHLKSAVLPYSADILKIALTSLTDAMEKVRITGAKLLASLMASEEAVIDNISGGLLEARTLLQTISTSDPSTEVRQLCQKLLACLAS; from the exons ATGGAAGAGAAAGAACAACCAGAGTTGATGCTGAAACCGTCATCCTCCAACTTTATAGCAGAATCGAATTCAATGGTATCCGCTACACTGGGCAGAGTTATGCACACGCTACTCGACGCTCGCCCCAAGAAGCTCCAACATGCAATCTCCAATCTTCACTCCCCTCCTAAACTTGCCCCTCTTAGCA tTTCTTTGGAGCAGTCATTGTTGTTTCTGCATAAGTACGTTGGGGATGCTGCTGAGAAGGAGGACACATTGGATGAAGTTCTTGTTCCCATGATTGAACAT TATTTGAAATTTAGGGAGTCAAGACACGGCAATCAGGCAATGGTGCTCCTCAATTGGCTTTTTCAAGATGAAGTTCTTTTCCAGGCTCTTGCAAGTAATCTAGCAGAGATTATATTGAGAAAAGATGACCATTATATTGCCTTAGGCTGGTGTTTTCTTGCACGTGATCTCATACAGTATGAGATTAGCATGAATAAGCTTATGAGCAATG GAATACGGGAGAAGTACACAGCACTATTGAAGATTCTGTGTTCGTGTATCAGACATCTTTCAACCCTTATAAGCAGCGGAAG CACTTTGCAGGGAGGATTTGAGTTGCCAACTCGACTTGCAATTGCTTCGGCTGATTTTATTTTGTCGCTTACAGTAGCACTTACAAGGAAGGATCTGGTATCTGActataagaaggaaaaactaaTTAGTTCAAATTCTCAAGGTCGACCAGTTTCTTTACTAAATGTTGATTCTGATGAGGAAAAAGTGAAGGCAGACACAAAAGCTTCAGTAATCTTGAAGGACATGGGAACAAAATTGTTGCTTTGGGATCATATAGATGACCTGATTGTTCTTGTTGGGAGGCTTAAAGCA TGGAGCAGAAAAAGCAGGTCATTGCATTCAAGGGGGTTGGAGAGGGTATTTAAGTGGTTACAAGCCACTCAAACACGATATGTTTGCTGTCAAAATGAGGCAG ACATGCAAATGTTGAAGACTGGAGTATTGCTTCTCTCATCTTGTTGGAAACATTATGGCATGCTGTCACGCTTGGGAGATTGCAACTTTTCTCGCGAATACAATGAATTGTTGGATGAGTACTTATCTGGAACTAAG TTTTATGCAGACAACCATGCCCATGAACCTGCTGCAGATAAAGATAGTGCAATTGAGACCATAAAGTTCTTTTTGAACTGCCTCTCTCTTCTGTTAGGTCGGTTGCATGAGAAGCAACTTGAAACTGCACTGGCTGAAAATGGATCCCTGCTGTCTGAGGTTCTTATTTCCCAG TTTCGCTGTGCTGATGAGGAAGTAATTGATAGTGCTGTCTACATCTTCAAAGCTGCCATCTTTAGGATGCCGTATACTTCATCTGGGGACTATAATGCCAATAGGAGAGAGATGGATTCTGTTCTGCCAATGTTAATACATCTTCTGGATGAGCGGGATAGTGCTGCAAAAGCTGTTGTCAAGCTTGTTGCAGAATATTGTTCTTT GCGCTCAGACAATTGTCGTCTCCAAAATGTTCTGAAAGGGCTCACTTCTGGAAACTTTCCACAGAGGATGAATGCTATTGATGTTATCTCAGATCTTATAGACATATCATTAGAGTCTAGTAGCTCACTTTCAGATCAGATGTG GCAAGATATAGCAGATCACTTGTTGGAATGCCTTGGTGATGAAGAACTAGTTATTCAAACACGAGCATCTGCACTGCTTCCTGTAATTG ATCCATCACTAACTTTGCCTGCTCTAGTTCGTCTTATTTACACATCAAATGAAAGGGTACAGTCCTTGGCAAGTGAGACGTTATTAGTAGTGCTGAAAACTCACAAGGAAGAACCTGAAATATTGTGCTTGCTGCTTGATTGTCTTGG CAATCTCTGCAACACTTCAGACCCTGATGCCACAGGAGACACACAAG GAGCAAAATTGGACAGTGATAGGGTGCTGAAGCTGTTACCAGAGTGGTCAAAACTG gttgaAGATTGGAACGTGATGATCAGTGCATTGTTAGACAAACTCTTTGCAGAGCCATCAAACACAGTTATTGTGCGGTCTCTCAGTTACATCAGTGAACACCTGGCAGACTTGGCTGATTTGGTCTTTGATCAACTTCTCCTGTACACAAAAGGGCAGAACAA CATTCTGGAGAGCGTTTCCAAAAGGGAGAGTGGGACCTGTCAAGATGTTGATTCTTTCAATTCTCTTTTTAGTCGCCTTTGCCCATTACTAGTAATCAAACTGCTCCCGCTAAAAGTTTTTGACAATCTCAGTTCTCCTTTGGTTTATGGgcatttgaaggaaagtgttGTGCATG ATACTGGACGTCTAACCATAGATGATAGTGAATGCATTGGTGCGCTGCTAATTGATAG GGCGTTCAACAAGTTTGAATTCGAAGATGTTCGGAAACTTGCAGCTGAACTTTGCGGGCGCATGCATCCGCAT GTTTTAATTCCATTAATTTCTTCACAACTAGAAGTTGCTGCAACAGCTGAGGACACAATGAAGATAAAATCTTGTCTTTTTACAATTTGCACTTCGCTCTTG GTCAGAGGCATGGATTCATATAAGCATCCTGGCATGAGTGTAATAAGGAAGACTATAAATACCATTTTATCTTGGCCTTCGATGGATAAAAACGATG TCTTGAAAGCACAACATGGATGCATTGATTGCCTGGCATGGATGATGTGTGCTGAACTAGAAGGTTTGAAGCGAGGAAGAAGTTCAACTAAAGATGAAGCACGCATGATTGATATGGGCCTATCTTCAG GGAATGTTGCTTTAGAGAGCTCAGTCTGCAATTACGTGATTGGACTATTGACTGCCAATGCTAATGATTCTGTTTCTTCTGGATTGGCTAAATGGAACACGGAATCAGAAGCAAAGATGCACATCTCATTTCGTCTTTGCATGGCTAATGTCCTCATTAGTGCTTGTCAGAAGGTTTCAGAGTCTGGCAAGATGCTATTGGCTCAGAAAATTCTCCCACCTGTCATTTGCTCCACCAGG GCAATTATAGAATCTGAAATTAGGGCTGCCTGCAACCAGGTTCTCTTCTCTGCGGTGTACCATTTGAAATCTGCAGTTCTTCCT